In a single window of the Desulfovibrio mangrovi genome:
- the glmU gene encoding bifunctional UDP-N-acetylglucosamine diphosphorylase/glucosamine-1-phosphate N-acetyltransferase GlmU has protein sequence MSSKNMIGALVLAAGKGTRMHSDKPKVLQPLLDEPMLRYVYTALDPIFGDGIWTVIGHGADMVRKAFEMESRNFVLQSEQLGTGHALQVAWPEIEKAGINRVLVVNGDTPLLPQPRLMAFMKEVVDRDADIGFMTLTLADPASFGRVVRHNGDVAAIVEAKDFDEKLHGQEPNEINAGIYLLKLETIAPLLDKLQNANKSGEYYITDLVELAVARRMKVCGVDCGQDPHLLGINNPAELVRSESLLRTNLVLEWLEQGVMIHAPETVRIGPMVYLEPGAILHGPCELYGNTEVHKGASVQSHTWLRNATVASGAEVRQFCHIEGAEIGPDCIVGPYARLRPGAVLEEASHVGNFVELKKSVLGKKSKANHFTYLGDTEVGEGVNIGAGTITCNYDGVNKHKTIINNGAFIGSNSSLVAPVTIGANSLVGAGSVITKDVPDDSLAIGRGVQKNLPRKRKS, from the coding sequence ATGTCCTCTAAAAATATGATAGGTGCCCTTGTCCTTGCCGCCGGTAAGGGAACCAGAATGCATTCCGACAAGCCCAAGGTGTTGCAGCCTTTGTTGGACGAACCCATGCTGCGTTACGTGTATACGGCGCTTGATCCCATTTTTGGTGACGGCATCTGGACCGTCATCGGGCATGGTGCGGATATGGTGCGCAAGGCCTTTGAGATGGAATCGCGTAATTTCGTGTTGCAGAGCGAACAGCTTGGCACCGGGCATGCGCTGCAGGTGGCATGGCCTGAGATTGAAAAGGCGGGAATCAACCGCGTGCTGGTAGTGAACGGCGACACGCCGCTGCTGCCGCAGCCGCGCCTCATGGCGTTCATGAAGGAAGTGGTGGATCGTGACGCGGACATCGGCTTCATGACCTTGACCTTGGCTGATCCGGCTTCCTTCGGCCGAGTGGTGCGTCATAACGGCGATGTTGCCGCCATCGTGGAAGCCAAGGATTTTGATGAAAAACTGCACGGGCAGGAGCCGAACGAGATCAATGCAGGTATCTATCTGCTCAAGCTTGAAACCATTGCACCGTTGCTGGACAAGCTGCAGAACGCCAACAAGAGCGGCGAATACTACATTACCGACCTCGTGGAGCTGGCCGTTGCCCGCCGCATGAAGGTTTGCGGTGTGGATTGCGGGCAGGATCCCCATCTGCTGGGCATCAATAACCCTGCGGAACTCGTTCGTTCGGAGTCGCTCCTGCGCACCAATCTGGTGCTCGAGTGGCTGGAGCAGGGCGTGATGATCCATGCGCCGGAGACGGTTCGCATCGGCCCGATGGTTTATCTTGAGCCGGGGGCCATTCTGCATGGCCCCTGCGAGCTCTATGGCAATACCGAAGTACACAAGGGCGCTTCCGTGCAGTCCCACACGTGGCTGCGTAATGCCACTGTGGCTTCCGGTGCCGAAGTGCGCCAGTTCTGTCACATAGAGGGCGCAGAGATCGGACCGGATTGCATCGTTGGGCCTTATGCTCGTCTGCGTCCGGGGGCCGTGCTTGAGGAAGCCTCCCACGTCGGGAATTTTGTCGAATTGAAGAAGTCCGTACTGGGCAAAAAATCCAAGGCCAACCATTTCACTTATCTTGGCGACACCGAGGTGGGCGAGGGCGTCAACATTGGTGCCGGAACCATCACCTGCAACTATGACGGGGTAAACAAGCACAAGACCATTATCAACAATGGTGCCTTCATCGGCTCCAATTCTTCGCTTGTGGCCCCTGTGACCATCGGTGCGAACAGCCTTGTAGGGGCTGGATCGGTGATTACCAAGGACGTTCCGGACGATTCGCTTGCCATTGGCCGCGGTGTGCAGAAGAACCTGCCCAGAAAACGGAAGTCTTGA
- a CDS encoding DMT family transporter, with protein sequence MHPHLYAFAAILCWASLPAATGNCLDGLSVTELLFFSFVPAALYLAGQEIVLRRSLRIPIPSFNLSLLGVIGIFGYHWVYYLALDHAPVVEGAILATTWSFWIVIISSVLRCGMLRLTTLGLAVLGMYGAYLVIAGGRGLSFDAAYLEGYIYALGCGFIWSGFSVTLSRCHPAEDYMPAFTIFAALISSGMFIVHVYGTTDYALPPVSVLLSALYLGLVPLGLSFTLWNKAVVHGNMTIVGYLSYLTPPLAVLLVAVVRQAPVPVHAVAGLVCILAAAMLGRLQLRE encoded by the coding sequence ATGCACCCACATCTTTATGCGTTTGCAGCAATTCTTTGCTGGGCAAGCCTGCCTGCAGCTACCGGCAACTGCCTTGATGGGTTATCCGTAACGGAGTTGCTCTTTTTCAGCTTCGTCCCTGCTGCGCTCTATCTGGCAGGGCAGGAAATAGTGTTGCGCCGTTCCCTGCGAATTCCGATACCCTCTTTCAATCTTTCACTTCTCGGTGTCATCGGCATTTTCGGATATCACTGGGTGTATTATCTCGCACTGGATCATGCCCCTGTCGTGGAAGGTGCCATTCTGGCTACGACATGGTCGTTTTGGATTGTCATTATCTCTTCAGTGCTGCGTTGCGGGATGCTGCGCCTCACCACTTTGGGGTTGGCTGTGCTCGGCATGTATGGGGCGTATCTTGTCATTGCAGGGGGCAGGGGGCTTTCTTTTGATGCTGCCTACCTTGAAGGCTACATATATGCCCTCGGCTGCGGGTTCATCTGGAGCGGGTTTTCCGTAACACTTTCCCGTTGTCACCCCGCGGAGGATTACATGCCTGCTTTCACAATTTTCGCGGCACTGATTTCCTCTGGCATGTTCATCGTGCACGTGTATGGCACTACCGATTACGCGTTGCCGCCGGTATCGGTTCTGCTGTCAGCGCTGTATCTGGGATTGGTGCCATTGGGACTCTCTTTCACGTTGTGGAACAAGGCTGTTGTGCACGGCAACATGACAATCGTCGGCTATCTTAGTTATCTGACCCCGCCGTTGGCTGTGCTGCTTGTGGCTGTAGTCCGTCAGGCCCCGGTTCCCGTTCATGCCGTTGCCGGACTTGTCTGCATCCTTGCCGCAGCCATGCTGGGGCGTTTGCAGTTGCGCGAATAG
- a CDS encoding helix-turn-helix domain-containing protein yields the protein MKLAHVTYRIPQGLPGVELLSCPHAEVDFPPHVHDALTIWLNDSGGEYFRFKGNTSVLGMNAFGVVNPGEVHANSAVEAGPRNLRTIYVDTDWAESFFHEAQRTMVDGLYDDPELHNRLAGMHEALWHTADPLESQILFTQVFGQLCSRHGEGNRPAVHRLLGSESWRFRTVHELLQDSFKEEHSLLSLSEAANCTPQHLIRLFRRYTGVSPHTYLVCLRVAHAKHLLRLGHTVADTAAACGFADQSHCTRWFRRLAGTTPSAYRASVVS from the coding sequence ATGAAGCTTGCGCACGTGACATATCGCATTCCGCAGGGCTTACCCGGCGTTGAACTGCTTTCCTGTCCGCATGCAGAGGTGGACTTTCCTCCCCATGTTCACGATGCGCTGACAATCTGGCTCAACGACAGCGGGGGGGAATACTTCCGTTTCAAGGGCAATACTTCGGTGCTGGGTATGAATGCCTTCGGGGTTGTCAATCCTGGTGAAGTGCACGCCAACAGTGCAGTGGAAGCGGGTCCACGCAATCTGCGAACCATCTACGTGGATACGGACTGGGCCGAATCCTTTTTTCATGAAGCCCAGCGCACCATGGTTGATGGCCTGTATGATGACCCTGAACTGCACAACAGGCTTGCCGGAATGCACGAAGCCCTGTGGCACACTGCTGACCCACTTGAAAGCCAGATCTTGTTTACGCAGGTGTTCGGCCAGCTTTGTTCGCGTCATGGTGAAGGAAATCGCCCTGCAGTCCATCGCCTGTTGGGGAGTGAATCATGGCGGTTCCGGACGGTTCACGAATTGCTGCAGGATTCGTTCAAAGAGGAGCACTCCCTGCTGTCACTCTCAGAGGCGGCGAATTGCACTCCGCAGCATCTGATCCGCCTTTTCCGAAGATATACCGGCGTATCTCCCCATACCTATCTGGTTTGCCTGCGTGTTGCGCATGCCAAGCACCTGCTCCGACTTGGCCATACCGTTGCTGATACCGCAGCAGCCTGTGGTTTTGCGGATCAGAGCCACTGCACCCGGTGGTTCCGCCGACTTGCTGGAACGACTCCTTCAGCCTACAGAGCTTCCGTCGTTTCCTGA
- a CDS encoding F0F1 ATP synthase subunit epsilon produces the protein MEKSLQLEIVTPDKVVLSEAVDYVGAPGFEGEFGILPNHIPFLAALRIGVLHYKAAGKTREVFVSGGFAEISDNKVSILAESAERAEDIDVERARKAKERAEARIAQEREKIDYARAQAALQRALQRISASRK, from the coding sequence ATGGAAAAGTCTCTCCAGCTTGAGATCGTGACGCCGGACAAAGTTGTCCTGAGCGAAGCGGTGGACTACGTGGGCGCCCCCGGTTTTGAGGGTGAGTTCGGTATCCTGCCGAACCACATCCCCTTCCTGGCCGCCCTGCGCATCGGAGTCCTGCACTACAAGGCTGCCGGAAAGACTCGCGAAGTCTTCGTATCCGGTGGTTTTGCAGAGATCTCCGATAACAAGGTGTCCATTCTGGCCGAATCCGCCGAACGCGCTGAAGACATCGATGTCGAACGTGCACGTAAGGCAAAAGAGCGTGCGGAAGCACGCATCGCACAGGAACGCGAAAAGATCGACTACGCTCGTGCACAGGCCGCTCTCCAGCGTGCTCTGCAGCGCATCAGCGCATCTCGCAAGTAG
- the atpD gene encoding F0F1 ATP synthase subunit beta, whose translation MANVGKIVQVIGAVVDVEFADGNLPNILNAIKIVNPNNTDAPELICEVAQHLGDNVVRTIAMDATEGLVRGMEAADLEAPISVPVGAASLGRIMNVVGNPVDEMGPINAKKRLPIHRPAPEFTEQDTTVQLLETGIKVVDLLIPFPKGGKMGLFGGAGVGKTVILMEMINNIAKQHGGISVFAGVGERTREGNDLYHEMKEAGVLEKAALVYGQMNEPPGARARVALTALACAEYFRDEENQDVLLFVDNIFRFTQAGSEVSALLGRMPSAVGYQPTLGTDLGGLQERITSTTKGSITSVQAVYVPADDLTDPAPATTFSHLDGTLVLSRQIAELGIYPAVDPLDSTSRILDPNVVGVEHYSVAREVQMVLQKYKDLQDIIAILGMDELSDDDKLTVARARRIQRFLSQPFHVAEVFTGTPGEYVKLEDTIKAFRGILNGEYDHMAENDFYMVGGIEMAVEKYNKNKA comes from the coding sequence ATGGCTAACGTAGGTAAAATCGTTCAGGTTATTGGCGCCGTCGTGGACGTTGAGTTCGCTGATGGCAACCTGCCGAACATTCTCAACGCGATTAAAATCGTGAACCCCAACAACACGGATGCCCCCGAGCTGATCTGCGAAGTTGCGCAGCACCTTGGTGACAACGTGGTTCGTACCATCGCCATGGACGCTACCGAAGGTCTCGTTCGCGGCATGGAAGCAGCTGACCTTGAAGCACCCATCTCCGTACCCGTAGGTGCTGCTTCTCTCGGCCGTATCATGAACGTTGTTGGTAACCCCGTGGACGAAATGGGTCCCATCAACGCCAAGAAGCGTCTGCCCATTCACCGCCCCGCACCCGAGTTCACCGAACAGGACACCACTGTTCAGCTGCTCGAAACCGGCATCAAGGTTGTTGACCTTCTGATCCCCTTCCCCAAGGGCGGCAAGATGGGTCTCTTCGGTGGTGCAGGCGTGGGCAAGACCGTTATTCTGATGGAAATGATCAACAACATCGCTAAGCAGCACGGCGGTATCTCCGTGTTCGCAGGTGTTGGTGAGCGTACCCGTGAAGGTAACGACCTTTACCACGAAATGAAGGAAGCAGGCGTTCTGGAAAAGGCCGCACTTGTGTACGGCCAGATGAACGAACCGCCCGGAGCACGTGCTCGTGTTGCTCTGACCGCTCTTGCTTGTGCAGAGTACTTCCGTGACGAAGAAAACCAGGACGTGCTCCTGTTCGTTGATAACATCTTCCGCTTTACCCAGGCAGGTTCCGAAGTGTCCGCACTTCTCGGCCGTATGCCTTCCGCGGTGGGTTATCAGCCTACTCTGGGTACCGACCTTGGTGGCCTTCAGGAACGTATTACCTCTACCACCAAGGGCTCCATTACCTCGGTTCAGGCAGTTTACGTTCCTGCGGACGACTTGACTGACCCCGCACCGGCAACCACCTTCTCGCACCTTGACGGTACGCTCGTTCTTTCCCGTCAGATCGCGGAACTTGGTATCTACCCTGCGGTTGACCCGCTGGACTCCACCTCCCGTATTCTTGACCCCAACGTAGTTGGTGTTGAGCACTACAGCGTAGCTCGTGAAGTTCAGATGGTTCTTCAGAAGTACAAAGACCTTCAGGACATCATCGCGATTCTGGGTATGGACGAACTGTCCGACGATGACAAGCTCACCGTTGCTCGTGCACGTCGTATCCAGCGCTTCTTGTCTCAGCCCTTCCACGTTGCAGAAGTGTTCACCGGTACCCCCGGTGAGTACGTGAAGCTGGAAGACACCATCAAGGCATTCCGCGGAATCCTGAATGGTGAATACGACCACATGGCAGAAAACGATTTCTACATGGTGGGTGGTATCGAAATGGCTGTGGAGAAGTACAACAAGAACAAGGCCTAA
- a CDS encoding F0F1 ATP synthase subunit gamma translates to MASLKDVQLQIAGVKKTKQITKAMNMVASAKLRGAQTRIERFRPYADKFYDMLGDLASKADENTHPLLEVREEIKTCGIVLATSDRGLCGSFNANLINEAIKLAKAKAAEGKTVKFYCVGKKGRDAIRKTDFEVVKGIGDAMGGFDFSLANELGMEVIHSYLTGEFDEVVLVFGEFVSMAKQIPTTLSLLPIAPAAKEEEVPASGVQKEYIYEPAVEGLLAELLPRFIKVQVYRGLLDTSASEHAARMAAMDNATKNCDEMVQNLTLIYNKTRQAAITSDLMDIVGGAEALKG, encoded by the coding sequence ATGGCCTCGTTGAAAGACGTCCAACTACAGATCGCTGGGGTTAAGAAGACCAAGCAGATCACCAAAGCCATGAACATGGTGGCTTCGGCGAAACTGCGCGGTGCCCAGACGCGCATAGAGCGGTTCCGCCCCTACGCGGATAAGTTCTATGACATGCTGGGCGACCTTGCCAGCAAGGCGGACGAGAACACCCATCCGCTTCTTGAAGTCCGTGAGGAAATCAAGACCTGCGGTATCGTTCTCGCCACCTCGGACCGTGGCCTCTGCGGCAGCTTTAACGCAAACCTCATTAACGAGGCGATTAAGCTTGCCAAGGCGAAGGCCGCCGAAGGAAAGACCGTTAAGTTCTACTGTGTAGGCAAGAAGGGCCGCGATGCCATCCGCAAGACCGATTTTGAGGTCGTGAAGGGCATCGGCGACGCCATGGGTGGCTTCGATTTCAGCCTTGCCAACGAGCTGGGCATGGAAGTTATCCACTCCTACCTTACCGGTGAATTCGACGAAGTCGTTCTGGTGTTTGGTGAGTTCGTCAGCATGGCGAAGCAGATTCCTACTACTCTCTCTCTGCTTCCCATTGCTCCTGCTGCCAAGGAAGAGGAAGTACCCGCTTCCGGCGTGCAGAAGGAGTACATCTACGAACCCGCTGTTGAAGGTCTGCTGGCAGAACTCCTGCCCCGCTTTATCAAGGTTCAGGTATACCGTGGACTGCTCGATACCTCTGCTAGCGAACACGCAGCACGTATGGCAGCTATGGATAACGCGACCAAGAACTGCGACGAAATGGTGCAAAACCTGACGCTCATCTACAACAAGACGCGTCAGGCAGCCATTACCAGTGACCTCATGGATATCGTCGGCGGCGCAGAAGCGCTGAAAGGATAA